AGCGAGGCGAAGGCCATGAAGGCCGAGAGCGCGGCGGAGGACAACGCCACCGCTGCCACGGTCGCCGACCAGGCCCCGCAGCAGGCCGCCGCCCCGCGCACCATCAAGGCCGCCCCCGGCGACGTGACCGGCTCGCGCCCCGTCAACGAGCCGAACCACACCACCCAGGGCTGATCCCCCGGCCGCCGGGCCGCCGGTCCGCGGTCGCGATCACGCCGGTCATCTGCAACGAGACAAGGGACGTGGGTTGCTCAAGTCTGCCCGCAAGCAGGAGAAGCAGGACAAGCAGGCCAAGGACGCCGAAGGGCGGATGCCTCTTGTCGAGCACCTGCGTGAGCTGAGAAACCGCCTGTTGAAGTCGGTCCTGGCGATCCTGGTGATCACGATCGTCGCGGCCTTCTACTACAAGAACCTCATCGACTTCATGCTGAAGCCGATGCTGGACTCCGTCGGCTGCACCAACGGGGTGGTCTCGCAGCGCAACGGCCGGCCCTGCGCCGACATGACCGTGAACGGCCTCATCGCCCCGTTCTCCATCGCCCTCAAGGTCTCGCTCACCGCCGGTGTGGTGCTCTCGGCCCCGGTGTGGCTCTACCAGCTCTGGGCCTTCGTCGCCCCCGGCCTGCACAACCACGAGAAGCGCTACGCGGTCGGCTTCGTGGCCGTCGGTGCTCCGCTGTTCGCCGCCGGTGGGGTGCTCGCCTACAAGCTGCTGCCGCAGACCGCGAAGATCCTCCTCGAATTCACCCCCGACAACGCGCGCAACCTGCTCCCGGTCGACGACTACCTCGACCTGGTCACGCGCATGGTCGTCGTCTTCGGCCTCGCCTTCGAGCTGCCGCTCCTGCTGATCCTGCTGAACTTCACCGGGGTCCTCACCGCGAAGCGGCTGGCGAGCTGGTGGCGGGTCATGGTGCTGGGCATCACGATCTTCGCCGCGTTCGCCACGCCCACCGGCGACCCGCTGACCATGCTGTCGCTGGCCGCGCCGATCGTCGCCCTCTACTTCATCGCGCTCGGGATCTGCCTGGTCAACGACCGCCGGCGGGGCCGCAACAACCCCGACGCGCTCCTCGACGACGACGAGGCCGCCGAGCTCGACCTGACGCCCGCGCCGATCGGTGAGATGGAGCCCGTCCAGGCCCCGGCCGCCCTGCCCGAGCAGGCCGACGGAGGCCGCAGGCAGATCAACGGTTACGACGACGCGACCTGACAGGTACATTCCGGTGCGTGAGCGCTGACATCACCCTCCTCGTCAATCCCACCGCGGGACGCGGCCGGGGCGCGCACGCCGCGCAGCCGGCCGCTTCCGCGCTCCGGGCCGCCGGATTCTGCGTGCGGACGGTCCTCGGCGCCGATGCCGGGGACGCCCTGGCGCGGCTGCGCACCGCCGTGCGCGAGGGCACCGGGGCGGTGATCGCCGTCGGCGGCGACGGCGTGGTCTCGCTGGCCCTGCAGGCCCTGGCCGGGACGCTGGTGCCGCTCGGGGTGGTCGCCGTCGGGACCGGGAACGACTTCGCGCGGGCCATGGGACTGCCCGTAGGGGAGCCCGCCCGGGCGGGGCGGCTGGCCGCCGAGGCCCTCAAGGGGGGCCGGATCCGCGAGATCGACCTCGGGCGGGTGGCGCAGGCGGGCGCCGGCGCCGAGGGCGGGACCTGGTACGGGACCGTGCTGTGCTCCGGCTTCGACTCGCGGGTCAACGACCGCGGCAACCGGATGCGGCTGCCGGCGGGCCGGTTCAAGTACGACCTGGCGATGCTCGCCGAGCTGGCCGCCTTCAGGCCGTTCCCGTACCGGATCACCCTCGACGACGGTCCGGTGATCGAGACCGAGGCCACGCTGGTGGCCGTCGGCAACGGGTCCTCGTACGGCGGCGGCATGCGGATCTGCGCGGACGCCGTCCCGGACGACGGGCTCTTCGACGTCGTGGTCGTGGGCGACTGCAGCCGGGCCACTTTGCTGAAGGTGTTTCCGCAGGTCTACAAGGGGACGCACCTGAGCCACCCGAAGGTGACCGTCCACCGGGCTGCGAAGATCACGCTCGAGGCCGCCGGGATCACCGCGTACGCGGACGGCGAGCCGCTGGGACCGCTGCCGGTGAGCGCCGACTGCGTCCCGGGAGCCCTGCGGCTGCTGGCGTAGCGGCGGCTGTGCGGTCCATATAAATGATCGCGACTGTTGTCAGGGGCGGCGGGTAGGCTCGAGAACAAGATGACCGAAGAACTCTCACCCGCCGAGCGGTACGCCGCTGCACGGATCCGCGCCGCCGAAGAGGCCTCTGCCCTGGCCCCCTTCCGCGAGATGTACGAATTCGACCTGGACCCGTACCAGGTCGACGCCTGCAAGGCACTCGAGGCAGGCAAGGGCGTGCTGGTCGCCGCCCCCACCGGCTCGGGCAAGACCATCGTCGGCGAGTTCGCCGTGCACCTGGCCCTGGAGCAGGGCCGCAAGTGCTTCTACACGACGCCCATCAAGGCCCTGTCCAACCAGAAGTACGCCGACCTCGTCAAGCGCTACGGCGCCGACAAGGTGGGCCTGCTGACCGGCGACAACAGCGTCAACTCCGAGGCGCCCGTGGTCGTGATGACCACCGAGGTGCTCCGCAACATGCTCTACGCGGGCTCGCAGTCGCTGCGCGGCCTCGGGTACGTCGTGATGGACGAGGTGCACTACCTCTCCGACCGGTTCCGCGGAGCCGTCTGGGAGGAAGTGATCATCCACCTCCCCGAGTCGGTGACGCTGGTGTCCCTGTCGGCCACCGTGTCCAACGCCGAGGAGTTCGGCGACTGGCTCGACACCGTGCGCGGCGACACCGAGGTGATCGTCTCCGAGGAGCGGCCCGTCCCGCTGTGGCAGCACGTCATGGCCGGCCGCCGGATCTTCGACCTCTTCGAGGAAGAGTCCGACCACGGCGGCCGCGGCTCCGCGCGCCGCGAGGTCAACCCCGACCTGCTGCGCATGGCGCGCGAGGAGAACACCCGCACGTACAGTCCGAAGGACCGGCGGCGCGGCAAAATGGTCCGTGAGGCCGACCGCGAGCGCGAGCGGCGCTCCCGCGGCCGGATCTGGACCCCGAGCCGCCCCGAGGTCATCGCCCGCCTCGACGGCGACGGGCTGCTGCCCGCCATCAACTTCATCTTCAGCCGGGCCGGCTGCGAGGCCGCCGTCCAGCAGTGCCTGTTCGCGGGCCTGCGGCTCAACGACGACACGGCCCGCCTGAGGGTCCGCGAGATCGTCGAGGAGCGGACCGCCTCCATCCCCGCCGAGGACCTGCACGTCCTGGGGTACTACGAGTGGCTGGAAGGCCTGGAGCGGGGCATCGCCGCGCACCACGCCGGCATGCTGCCCACCTTCAAGGAGGTCGTGGAGGAGCTGTTCGTCCGCGGCCTGGTCAAGGCCGTCTTCGCCACCGAGACCCTGGCGCTGGGCATCAACATGCCCGCGCGCACGGTGATCCTGGAGAAGCTGGTCAAGTGGAACGGCGAGCAGCACGCCGACATCACCCCCGGCGAGTACACGCAGCTCACCGGCCGGGCCGGGCGCCGCGGCATCGACGTCGAGGGCCACGCCGTGGTGCTCTGGCAGCGGGGGATGGACCCGGCGGCGCTCGCCGGGCTCGCCGGCACCCGTACGTATCCGCTGCGCTCCAGCTTCCGGCCCTCGTACAACATGGCCGTGAACCTGGTCCAGCAGTTCGGGCGGCACCGCTCGCGCGAGCTGCTGGAGACCTCCTTCGCGCAGTTCCAGGCCGACCGCTCGGTCGTCGGGATCTCCCGGCAGGTGCAGCGCAACGAGGAGGGCCTGGACGGCTACCGGGAGGGCATGACCTGCCACCTCGGGAACTTCGAGGAGTACGCGCAGCTTCGCCGCGACCTCAAGGACCGCGAGACGGACCTGGCCAAGCAGGGCGCGGCCCAGCGCCGGGTGCAGGCGGCGAGTTCGCTGGAGAAGCTCAAGCCGGGCGACATCATCCACGTGCCGACCGGCAAGTTCGCCGGGCTCGCTCTGGTCCTGGACCCGGGCGTGCCGGCCGGGCGGGTCAACGGGCACCGGGGGTACGAGTACGCGGAGGGCCCGCGCCCGCTGGTGCTCACCGCGGAGCGGCAGGTCAAGCGGCTCGCCGCGATCGACTTCCCGGTCCCGGTCGAGGCCATCGAGCGGATGCGGATCCCCAAGACCTTCAATGCGCGCTCGCCGCAGTCCCGGAGGGATCTGGCGTCCCAACTGCGGGCCAAGGCCGGGCACATCGCGCCGGAGCGCCGGGGCCGCGGCCGGGCCGCCGCAGCCGACGACCGAGAGATCACCCGGCTGCGCGCCGAGCTGCGGGCGCACCCCTGCCACGGCTGCGACGAGCGCGAGGACCACGCCCGCTGGGCGGAGCGCTACCACCGGCTCAAGCGGGACACCCAGCAGCTGGAACGCCGTATCGAGGGCCGGACGAACACCATCGCCCGCACCTTCGACCGGATCCACGCGCTGCTCACCGAGCTGGACTACCTGCGCGAGGACGAGGTCACCGTGCACGGCAAGCGGCTCGCCCGGCTGTACGGGGAACTCGACCTGCTGGCCTCCGAGTGCCTGCGCGCCGGGGTCTGGGAAGGGCTGTCCCCGGCCGAACTGGCCGCCTGTGTCTCGGCGTTGGTGTTCGAGGCGCGGCAGTCCGACGACGCGGTGGCGCCGAAGGTGCCGGGCGGCGCGGCGAAGGCGGCGCTGGGCGAGATGGTCCGGATCTGGGGCCGGCTCGACGCGCTGGAGGAGGAGCACCGCATCAACCAGGCGGAGGGCGTGGGCCAGCGCGAGCCGGACCTGGGCTTCGCGTGGGCGGCGTACCAGTGGGCCTCCGACAAGAGCCTGGACGAGGTGCTGCGCGAGGCGGAGATGCCGGCCGGCGACTTCGTGCGCTGGTGCAAGCAGGTCATCGACGTGCTGGGGCAGATCGCGGCCGCGGCTCCGGCTTCCTCGGCCCCGCCCTCCTCGCAGGGCGGCAGTACGGTGGCCCGCAATGCGCGCAAGGCCGTGGAGGCACTGCTTCGGGGCGTAGTGGCTTACAGCTCGGTCGGCTAGGCCGTCTCTTCCGGATCTTGCCGGTCAAGCCCGCGCAAGATCCGGAAGAGACGGCCTAGGTGCTTTGGGGCTTCCTCCGAAGGGGGTCATGGCCGGATCTCATCTCTTGCCATGATCACTTCGGGGGTGTCCCGTGCGACGATCGCCCCATGACCGGGGGAGCGGCCGAAGGGCCGAGACGGGTCGGCCGGCCGCGTGCCGATCGGCTGCGGCCGGCGAGCGGCCGGCCGCCGCGCGAGGAACTCCTCTGCGCGGCGGCCGAGCTGTTCACCGTCCGGGGGTACGCGGCCACCACCACGCGGACGGTGGCCGAGCGGGCCGGAATGCGCCAGGCCACGATGTACCACTACTTCCGCTGCAAGGAGGAACTCCTCGCCGAGCTCCTGGAGTCCACGGTCGCGCCCTCTCTGGTGCTCGCGCGCCGGCTGCTCGCCGACGCCGGGCGGCCCGCCGCGCGGCGGCTGTGGGAGCTGTGCCGCTCGGACGTGATGCTGCTGTGCGGGGGACCGTACAACCTGGGCGCCCTTTATCTGCTGCCCGAGGTGGCCGGATCGGGCTTCGCCCGGTTCCGGCGGATGCGCGGGGAGCTCAAGGACGCCTACCGCGCGTTGCTCGCCGCCACGCCCGCCGGGGTCGAACTGGCGCGGGACCGGGCCGGGCTGGCGCTGCGGGGCGATCTGGTGTTCGGGCTCATCGAGGGGGTCATGCTGATCCACCGCGCCGACCCGGACCGGCCGGTGGATGCCTTCGCGGAGGCCACCGCCGACGCGGCGCTGCGGGTCGCGGGAGCGGCGGGTCCTGCCGGCCGGACGGGACTTTGACGACACCCCCCTAGGTTCCGGCTTCCCAGGCCGCGAGGTCCTCCCAGGCCCGGAGGGCCAGGCCGCTCTCGAAGCGGTGCGGGGCGCCGGTCACCGGGTCGGTGAACGACACCGAGCGGGCCAGGAGTTGCAGGGGCCTGCGGTAGTCGTCCGGGGCCGGGTCGGTGACCTGCGGGTACACCGGGTCGCCGAGGATCGCCAGCCCCAGGCTGTTCATGTGCACCCGCAGCTGGTGGGTGCGGCCGGTGTGCGGGGTCAGCCGGTACCGGCCCAGTTCCCCCCTGGTGTCGAGGAGTTCGACCAGGCTCTCGGCGTTCGGTTCGGCGCCGGGGACCTCGGCCGCGGCCATGACCCCGCGGGTCTTCTCGATGTGGCTGCGGACCGTGCGGGGCAGGGCGACCGCCGGGTCGTGGCGGGCGAGGGCCTCGTACTCCTTGTGGACCTGCCGCTCCTGGAACAGCAGCTGGTAGGCGCCGCGGTCCTCGGGGCGGATGCTGAACATCACCAGTCCCGCGGTCAGCCGGTCCAGCCGGTGCGCCGGGCTGAGCGCGGGCAGGTCGAGCTCCGCGCGGAGCCGGGCCAGTGCGGTCTGCGTGATGTGGCTGCCGCGCGGGGTGGTCGCCAGGAAGTGCGGCTTGTCCACCACCAGGAGGTGCGCGTCGCGGTGGACGACCCGGAGGGGGAACGGCACGACCGGCTCCGGCTCCATGTCCCGGTGGAACCAGACGTAGGCGCCCGGCTCGTACGGGTCCTGCGGACTCAGGACCCGCCCGCCGGGGCCGAACACCCGTCCGGTGCGCAGCAGGTGCGCGATGGACCCGGCGCCGCGGGTGCCTGCGTAGCGCGCGGCGAGGTAGTGGCCGAGGTCGGGCCACTGCCCGTCGGGGTCGGCGGGCAGCCGCAGCCGGACCGGGTCGATGCCGGCGACCTGGGGGAGGGGCGAGGGGGGTGCCTGGGCTCTGCGTCTCATCGGGTCCAGGCTATGTGGCTACTGCTTGGTGAAGGTGCCCAGGTGGGTGGCGTCCAGGTACTCGATGCGGACCGTGCCGTCCTTGAAGACCACCCCGGTGCGGCCGACCGCGTTCTCTCCGGCGGTCACGTAGCTGAAGGTGTCGCCGTCGTAGTGGGTGAGGGGGAAGCGCATCGGCTTCGGGCCGAGGGAGAGGGTGAGGCCGTCCTTGCCGCCTGCGTTCGCCGTCACGCTCAGTTTCCCGTAGTACGGGCTCACGTAGGTGCCGGTGTACGCGCTGTCGGCGCGGGCCGGCTTGGCGCCTGCGGGCGGGTGCGCGTAGTCGGTGGTGGAGCGGCCGGTGTCGAGGGCCTGGGCGTACAGCTCGGCGAAGAGCGGGAGCCAGTCGGTGGTCGGCTTGCCGTGCTCGGCGGTGTCGAAGAAGTCCTCGGCGATGGCGTCGGCGACGCCGACCGGGGCGCCGTTGGTGAGGACGATGATGCCGAGCTTCTCCAACGGGAGCATCGTGACGTTGGTGTTGGCGCCGAGCTCGAAGGCGCCGGAGTGGCTCAGGCGCAGCCGGCCCGCGTCGTCGTACGAGACGTTCCAGCCGAGCCCGTAGAAGCCGGTGTGGTCCAGGGGCGGGGTCGGCGCCTGCGACAGGATCTGCGGCAGGTGCGTGGTCGCGAGGGTGTCGGCGGGGACGATCCGCTTCCCGTCGAGGGTGCCGCCGGCCAGCTGGAGCCGCAGCCAGCGGGCCATGTCGGTGGCGGTGGAGCTCACGCCGCCGGCCGGGGCCTGGGCGTCCGGGTCGCGTACGAAGCGGGGCGACCAGGTGCCGTCGGGGTTCTTGACGTGGGTGGCGGCGTGGTCGGGGGTGTTCGCGAAGGCGGAGAACTCGGTGCTGGTGCGGGTCATGCCGGCGGGCTTGAAGAGGGTGTCGTCGGCGAGCTTCTGCCAGCTCGTGCCGTGCTGCCGGGCGACGGCCTCGGCGGCCGCGGTGAGGCCGAAGTTGGTGTAGGCGTAGCTCACGCGGAACGGGGCGAGGGGCTCCAGGCGGAGGTGGTCCAGGATGTACGACTGGTCGTAGCCGAGGTCTTCGAGGAGGTCGCCGGCGTGGTCGGGCAGGCCGCTGCGGTGGGAGAACAGGTCGGCGGTGGTGAGGTGGTCGGTGACCCAGGGGTCCTTGAGGGCGAACCCGGGGAGCTCGGTGCGGTGCTCCCAGTCGGCCGGGTTCTTGAGGGTGCCGGCGACGACGGTGGACGAGATCGGCTTGGAGAGCGAGGCGATCTGGAACACGGTGTCGGGGCCGACCTTGCCGTTCTCGCCGGTGCGGCGGACGCCGAAGCCCTTGAGGTAGACGACCTTGTCGTCGTGGACGACGGCGACGGAGATCCCTGGGACGCCGGTGCTGCGCATGGCGTCGGTGACGAACCCGGTGAGGCGCGCCAGCGCGGTGTCCACCTCCGCGTCCGTGATCTGGGGCTTCGGCGCGGGGGGCGGGCTGGGGGCGGCGGCAGCGCCGGTCACGCCGGTCGCGGCGAACACGACGGCGGCTCCTGCTGCGCCGAGCACGCGGAGCGTAGGCATGGCGTCATTGTCCCGCCGAACGGGCGACCCCGCCCTTTCGGAGTTCCGTCAGGCCGCGGATTCCTGTTCGGCCAGGACCCTGGCGTTCCAGTCGCCCTTGATCGCGCGCCAGCCCTCGTCCGTCTCGCCGAGCCGCCAGTAGCCGGAGATCGACAGGCGTTCCTTCGGGATGCCCCGCTCCAGGCGCAGGTGGCGGCGCAGGTCCTTCACGAAGCCCGCCTCGCCGTGCACGAAGGCGTGGACGTCGCGGGAGGGGAACTCGAGGGCCCTGACCGCCTCGACCAGGGTCTCGCCGATCGGCCGGGTGCCGCGGTGGAGCCAGACCGGGACGATGCCGTCGGGGGTGGCGATCTTCTGCTCGTCCTGCGGGCCCTCGACCTCCACGATCGCGTGCACCCGCGCGCCCGGCGGCATCCGCTCCATCGCGGCCCCGATCGCCGGCAGCGCGCTCTCGTCGCCCACCAGCAGGTGCCAGTCGGCCGTCGGGTCCGGCGCGTAGGCGCCGCCGGGGCCGAGGAAACGGACCAGTTCGCCCGGCTGGGCGCGCGCCGCCCAGGGGCCGGCCAGGCCCTGGTCGCCGTGGACGACGAAGTCGAGCGTCAGCTCCAGGTGCGCCGGGTCCCACGACCGGATCGTGTACGCGCGCTGGCGGGGCCACGCCTCACGCGCGTACTCCGCGCGGATCCGGTCCAGGTCCCACGGCGTGGGGTAGGTGACGCCCTCGGGCGCGAACAGCAGCTTGATGTAATGGTCGGTGAACTCGCCCGCACTGAACCGGACCAGTCCGGCACCACCCAGCACCACGCGCACCATGTGCGGCGTCAGCCGCTCTGTGCGCACGACCACTGCGGTGCCGACCTTGCGGGCGCGTCCTTCTGCCACGGCGTATCCCCTTGCTCCCCTGAAACTTAGGATTACCTAAGTTACCACCTCAATGGTGGAGCGCGCTGCTGAGGCGCGACACCGCTCCGCCAAGACCCCACCGGCGCGCCAGGGCGTCGACGAGTTCCGGCTGCGCGGGGACCGCCGGCAGCGCGGGGTCGAACGCGGGAAGGGGGACGTCCGCGGCCACCTGGACCACCTTCGGGGCGACCGCCAGATAAGGCCGGGATTCGTCCAGTCGCTTGCGCTGGGTGGGGGTCAGCTTCGACTTCGGGTCGTCGATCGCCGCGATGATCCCGGCCAGCGTGCCGTACGCGTCCAGCAGCTTCGCCGCCGTCTTCTCGCCGATCCCCGGAACCCCGGGCAGCCCGTCGCTCGGGTCCCCGCGCAGCAGGGCCAGGTCCGCGTAGCCCGGGCCGTCCACCCCGTACTTCTCGCGCAGCCACGCTTCGTCCGTCACCTGCAGCGTGCCGACCCCCTTGAGCGGGTACAGCACGCGCCGCTGCCGGGCGTCGTCCACCAGCTGGTAGAGGTCCCGGTCGCCGGTGACGATGTCCACCGGGCCGGTGGCGCGCGCCGTGAGCGTGCCGATCACGTCGTCGGCCTCGTACCCGGCGACCCCCACCCGGGCGATCCCGAACGCGTCCAGCGCCGCCTCGATGATCGGCACCTGCGGGGCCAGGGTGTCCGGGGTCTCCTCCACGTCCGGCCCGGACTCGGTCTCCTCGGCGACCCGGTGGGCCTTGTAGGAGGGGATCAGCTCCACCCGCCAGTGCGGGCGCCAGTCGGCGTCCATGCAGGCCACGAGATCGTCCGGACGGTGGTCCTGGACCAGGCGCCCGATGAAGTCGAGCAGCCCGCGCACCGCGTTGACGGGGGTGCCGTCCGGGGCCTTCACGGAGTCCGGCACGCCGAAGTACGCGCGGTAGTAGAGGGAGGCGGTGTCCAGCAGCATCAGGCGTCGAGTCGTCGTCACGGTGACGATGATGCCGCAACCCTCAGGGGCGCCCGCGGCGGGCGGTTACGGGCGGGGGCACGGAAAGTGGCCGCAAGAGCGATCGGACATGGCACGGGAGTTTCACCCGGGGCGTACCCTGGTCGGCTCTTGCACGCGAAACCGGGGGCGGTTGCTGCGTAAGGTGCTTACAGCACACCGATGTGAGACGGATGCCGACGTACGCCGACGGACCAGACAAGGGGAGGGCAGCCCCGCCATGGACGACAGGGACGGCTCGGACGACAAGGAACGGGACAAGGACGCCAAGGAACCGCTCCGGGTGGGTGTGGCCGTGCGCAAGCGGCGCCGGGCACTCCACCTCACCCTCGCCGCCGTATCGGCGCGCAGCGGTCTGTCGGTGCCCTTCCTGAGCCAGATAGAGAACGAACGGGCCCGGCCCAGCATGCGGTCCCTCGAGCGGGTCGCGGACGCGCTGGAGACCACGGCCGTGGAGCTGCTGGCCGCGTCCGACACCGCGCGCACGGTGGACCTCGTACGGGCCGGCGACGAATCCGGGCTCACACCGGTCCCGGGCGTGCGTCCCCTCGTACGCGGACACCACCAGCTGCACGCACTGGAGTTCACCGGGGACCAGGACGCCGGCCGCGAGTACCAGCACCGCAACGACGAGCTGATGTACGTGGTCTCGGGGGCCTGCCAGGTGGAGGCCGAGGGGCGGGCGTACCGGCTGGAGAGCGGGGATGCACTGTTCCTGTCCGGCGGCGTACGGCACCGCTGGCGGGCCGTCTCCGAGGACACCAGGCTCCTGGTCGTGGCGGTCGGGGAGCACATCCACGCGACCTCCGAGCCGCCCTCGCCGGGGCGCTGAGCCGGATGAGGGTCGTCTCGCTGGTGCCGTCGCTGACCGAGGCGGTCGCGGTGAGCGCCCCCGGGCTGCTCGCCGGGGTGACCGACTGGTGCACCCATCCCGCGGACCTCGGGGAGCGGGGCGCGGTGCGCATCGGGGGTACGAAGAACCCCGACGTGGAGCGGATCACGGAGCTGCGCCCGGACCTGGTGATCGCCAACGAGGAGGAGAACCGGGCCCCGGACCTGGCGGCGCTGCGGGCGGCCGGCGTGGAGGTGCTGGTCACCGAGGTACGGGACCTCCCGCAGGCGCTCTCCGAGCTGGACCGGGTGCTGGTGGGGGCCCTGGGGCTGGCGAGGCCGCAGTGGCTGGACGACGCCGAGGACGCATGGGCGCGGGTGGAGCCGGCCGGCCCGCTGCGGGCCTTCGTACCCGTGTGGCGGCGGCCCTGGATGGTGCTGGGCCGGGACACCTTCGCGGGCGATCTGCTGGCGCGCCTGGGCGTGCACAACGTCTACGCCGGCCACGGCGAGCGGTACCCGCGGGTGCCGGTGGAGGAGCTGGCCGCCGCCGAGTGCGATCTGGTGGTGCTGCCCGACGAGCCGTACCGCTTCACGCGCGAGGACGGCCCGGAAGCCTTCCCGGACCGTCCGTCCGCCCTGGTCAGCGGCCGCCACCTGACCTGGTACGGCCCCTCGCTGGCCGAGGCCCCGGCGGTGCTGGCACGGGCCCTGCACGCCGCGCACTGAGGGGCTGCCGGCCCGGCGGACGGGGCGTCAGCGGGGGAGCAGGGCGCCCGTGAACAGGCCGCGCAGGGTGTGGGCGGCGGCCAGCAGCCAGGCGGTCAGCAGCGCCA
The Streptomyces sp. NBC_01296 DNA segment above includes these coding regions:
- a CDS encoding RluA family pseudouridine synthase, with amino-acid sequence MRRRAQAPPSPLPQVAGIDPVRLRLPADPDGQWPDLGHYLAARYAGTRGAGSIAHLLRTGRVFGPGGRVLSPQDPYEPGAYVWFHRDMEPEPVVPFPLRVVHRDAHLLVVDKPHFLATTPRGSHITQTALARLRAELDLPALSPAHRLDRLTAGLVMFSIRPEDRGAYQLLFQERQVHKEYEALARHDPAVALPRTVRSHIEKTRGVMAAAEVPGAEPNAESLVELLDTRGELGRYRLTPHTGRTHQLRVHMNSLGLAILGDPVYPQVTDPAPDDYRRPLQLLARSVSFTDPVTGAPHRFESGLALRAWEDLAAWEAGT
- a CDS encoding siderophore-interacting protein, with translation MAEGRARKVGTAVVVRTERLTPHMVRVVLGGAGLVRFSAGEFTDHYIKLLFAPEGVTYPTPWDLDRIRAEYAREAWPRQRAYTIRSWDPAHLELTLDFVVHGDQGLAGPWAARAQPGELVRFLGPGGAYAPDPTADWHLLVGDESALPAIGAAMERMPPGARVHAIVEVEGPQDEQKIATPDGIVPVWLHRGTRPIGETLVEAVRALEFPSRDVHAFVHGEAGFVKDLRRHLRLERGIPKERLSISGYWRLGETDEGWRAIKGDWNARVLAEQESAA
- the tatA gene encoding Sec-independent protein translocase subunit TatA encodes the protein MIGNLKPLEILLIIAVIFLLFGAKKLPDMARSLGKSARILKSEAKAMKAESAAEDNATAATVADQAPQQAAAPRTIKAAPGDVTGSRPVNEPNHTTQG
- a CDS encoding 5'-3' exonuclease yields the protein MLLDTASLYYRAYFGVPDSVKAPDGTPVNAVRGLLDFIGRLVQDHRPDDLVACMDADWRPHWRVELIPSYKAHRVAEETESGPDVEETPDTLAPQVPIIEAALDAFGIARVGVAGYEADDVIGTLTARATGPVDIVTGDRDLYQLVDDARQRRVLYPLKGVGTLQVTDEAWLREKYGVDGPGYADLALLRGDPSDGLPGVPGIGEKTAAKLLDAYGTLAGIIAAIDDPKSKLTPTQRKRLDESRPYLAVAPKVVQVAADVPLPAFDPALPAVPAQPELVDALARRWGLGGAVSRLSSALHH
- a CDS encoding TetR/AcrR family transcriptional regulator — its product is MTGGAAEGPRRVGRPRADRLRPASGRPPREELLCAAAELFTVRGYAATTTRTVAERAGMRQATMYHYFRCKEELLAELLESTVAPSLVLARRLLADAGRPAARRLWELCRSDVMLLCGGPYNLGALYLLPEVAGSGFARFRRMRGELKDAYRALLAATPAGVELARDRAGLALRGDLVFGLIEGVMLIHRADPDRPVDAFAEATADAALRVAGAAGPAGRTGL
- a CDS encoding serine hydrolase, which codes for MPTLRVLGAAGAAVVFAATGVTGAAAAPSPPPAPKPQITDAEVDTALARLTGFVTDAMRSTGVPGISVAVVHDDKVVYLKGFGVRRTGENGKVGPDTVFQIASLSKPISSTVVAGTLKNPADWEHRTELPGFALKDPWVTDHLTTADLFSHRSGLPDHAGDLLEDLGYDQSYILDHLRLEPLAPFRVSYAYTNFGLTAAAEAVARQHGTSWQKLADDTLFKPAGMTRTSTEFSAFANTPDHAATHVKNPDGTWSPRFVRDPDAQAPAGGVSSTATDMARWLRLQLAGGTLDGKRIVPADTLATTHLPQILSQAPTPPLDHTGFYGLGWNVSYDDAGRLRLSHSGAFELGANTNVTMLPLEKLGIIVLTNGAPVGVADAIAEDFFDTAEHGKPTTDWLPLFAELYAQALDTGRSTTDYAHPPAGAKPARADSAYTGTYVSPYYGKLSVTANAGGKDGLTLSLGPKPMRFPLTHYDGDTFSYVTAGENAVGRTGVVFKDGTVRIEYLDATHLGTFTKQ
- the tatC gene encoding twin-arginine translocase subunit TatC, which translates into the protein MLKSARKQEKQDKQAKDAEGRMPLVEHLRELRNRLLKSVLAILVITIVAAFYYKNLIDFMLKPMLDSVGCTNGVVSQRNGRPCADMTVNGLIAPFSIALKVSLTAGVVLSAPVWLYQLWAFVAPGLHNHEKRYAVGFVAVGAPLFAAGGVLAYKLLPQTAKILLEFTPDNARNLLPVDDYLDLVTRMVVVFGLAFELPLLLILLNFTGVLTAKRLASWWRVMVLGITIFAAFATPTGDPLTMLSLAAPIVALYFIALGICLVNDRRRGRNNPDALLDDDEAAELDLTPAPIGEMEPVQAPAALPEQADGGRRQINGYDDAT
- a CDS encoding DEAD/DEAH box helicase, which translates into the protein MTEELSPAERYAAARIRAAEEASALAPFREMYEFDLDPYQVDACKALEAGKGVLVAAPTGSGKTIVGEFAVHLALEQGRKCFYTTPIKALSNQKYADLVKRYGADKVGLLTGDNSVNSEAPVVVMTTEVLRNMLYAGSQSLRGLGYVVMDEVHYLSDRFRGAVWEEVIIHLPESVTLVSLSATVSNAEEFGDWLDTVRGDTEVIVSEERPVPLWQHVMAGRRIFDLFEEESDHGGRGSARREVNPDLLRMAREENTRTYSPKDRRRGKMVREADRERERRSRGRIWTPSRPEVIARLDGDGLLPAINFIFSRAGCEAAVQQCLFAGLRLNDDTARLRVREIVEERTASIPAEDLHVLGYYEWLEGLERGIAAHHAGMLPTFKEVVEELFVRGLVKAVFATETLALGINMPARTVILEKLVKWNGEQHADITPGEYTQLTGRAGRRGIDVEGHAVVLWQRGMDPAALAGLAGTRTYPLRSSFRPSYNMAVNLVQQFGRHRSRELLETSFAQFQADRSVVGISRQVQRNEEGLDGYREGMTCHLGNFEEYAQLRRDLKDRETDLAKQGAAQRRVQAASSLEKLKPGDIIHVPTGKFAGLALVLDPGVPAGRVNGHRGYEYAEGPRPLVLTAERQVKRLAAIDFPVPVEAIERMRIPKTFNARSPQSRRDLASQLRAKAGHIAPERRGRGRAAAADDREITRLRAELRAHPCHGCDEREDHARWAERYHRLKRDTQQLERRIEGRTNTIARTFDRIHALLTELDYLREDEVTVHGKRLARLYGELDLLASECLRAGVWEGLSPAELAACVSALVFEARQSDDAVAPKVPGGAAKAALGEMVRIWGRLDALEEEHRINQAEGVGQREPDLGFAWAAYQWASDKSLDEVLREAEMPAGDFVRWCKQVIDVLGQIAAAAPASSAPPSSQGGSTVARNARKAVEALLRGVVAYSSVG
- a CDS encoding diacylglycerol kinase, whose product is MSADITLLVNPTAGRGRGAHAAQPAASALRAAGFCVRTVLGADAGDALARLRTAVREGTGAVIAVGGDGVVSLALQALAGTLVPLGVVAVGTGNDFARAMGLPVGEPARAGRLAAEALKGGRIREIDLGRVAQAGAGAEGGTWYGTVLCSGFDSRVNDRGNRMRLPAGRFKYDLAMLAELAAFRPFPYRITLDDGPVIETEATLVAVGNGSSYGGGMRICADAVPDDGLFDVVVVGDCSRATLLKVFPQVYKGTHLSHPKVTVHRAAKITLEAAGITAYADGEPLGPLPVSADCVPGALRLLA